Proteins encoded together in one Heliomicrobium gestii window:
- the mqnC gene encoding cyclic dehypoxanthinyl futalosine synthase produces MRDRVTADWQRVLQKARRGERLSLEEGVLLLNEAELLPLGAVAREVSERMHPGGRVTFVIDRNINYTNICVTGCRFCAFYRSPGHREGYVLSQEALFQKIEETVAVGGTQILMQGGIHPELGLEWFEDLLRAIKARFSIHIHSFSPPEIVFLADKEGLSLETVIGRLHAAGLDSIPGGGAEILDDRVRQAISPRKIGWRRWMDVMQAGHRLGLRTTATMMYGSVESPEERIRHMIRVREAQDETGGFTAFIPWSYQPAHTELGGTGTTGVEYLKTLALSRLMLDNVANIQASWVTQGAKMGQVALAFGANDFGGTMLEENVVRAAGVRHRVPMDEIVRAIRDAGKRPAQRDTLYHILREF; encoded by the coding sequence ATGAGGGATAGGGTCACAGCCGATTGGCAAAGGGTTCTGCAAAAGGCTCGACGCGGCGAACGGCTCAGCCTGGAGGAGGGCGTCCTCCTCTTGAACGAGGCGGAACTGCTTCCCTTGGGCGCGGTGGCCCGGGAGGTGAGTGAGCGGATGCACCCCGGCGGACGGGTGACCTTTGTCATTGACCGGAATATCAACTACACCAACATCTGTGTCACCGGTTGCCGCTTTTGCGCCTTCTATCGTTCGCCAGGCCATCGGGAGGGGTACGTCCTTTCTCAAGAAGCGCTTTTTCAAAAGATCGAAGAGACAGTCGCTGTCGGCGGCACTCAGATCCTGATGCAGGGGGGCATCCACCCCGAATTGGGATTGGAGTGGTTTGAAGATCTCCTGCGGGCGATCAAGGCTCGATTCTCCATCCATATCCATTCCTTTTCGCCGCCGGAGATCGTCTTTCTGGCTGATAAAGAGGGCCTCTCCCTGGAAACCGTCATCGGTCGTCTCCACGCCGCCGGCCTCGATTCCATCCCTGGCGGGGGGGCCGAGATCCTCGATGATCGGGTGCGCCAGGCGATCAGCCCGCGCAAGATCGGTTGGCGGCGATGGATGGATGTGATGCAGGCGGGCCACCGTCTCGGGCTGCGGACCACGGCGACGATGATGTACGGCTCTGTGGAAAGCCCGGAAGAGCGGATCCGGCATATGATCCGGGTTCGGGAGGCCCAGGACGAGACGGGAGGCTTTACGGCTTTCATTCCCTGGAGTTATCAGCCTGCTCATACCGAACTGGGAGGAACAGGCACGACCGGTGTCGAATACCTGAAAACTCTTGCCCTTTCGCGGCTGATGCTTGATAATGTTGCCAATATCCAAGCCTCTTGGGTCACCCAGGGCGCCAAGATGGGGCAAGTGGCCCTGGCCTTCGGCGCCAACGACTTTGGCGGCACCATGCTGGAAGAAAACGTCGTCCGGGCCGCCGGTGTGCGCCATCGCGTGCCGATGGACGAGATCGTGCGGGCCATTCGCGATGCGGGCAAACGCCCGGCCCAACGTGACACCCTTTACCACATTCTCCGGGAGTTCTGA
- the tatC gene encoding twin-arginine translocase subunit TatC gives MMESTQEEKTMPLTEHLEELRTVLIWSLVAAIAGTFVAYNWNQELIALLTKPMGDLGIKPVIVRPAEGFFASVKVSFFAGLILASPVILWKVLSFVMPALYPDERKWVYIILPISVFLLITGVVFAFYTVYPIGVTFLITFGDFTPMISISEYLSFALWFILPFGLVFQMPLVIMFLVRLGIVDYRFLAKYRRYAILAMFIIAAVFTPTPDVISQTLMAGPMYLLYEISIWIARWISPKKPAEAAEENALTRDVP, from the coding sequence ATGATGGAATCAACCCAGGAAGAAAAAACCATGCCCTTGACGGAACACCTGGAAGAGCTGCGGACAGTGTTGATCTGGTCTCTGGTGGCGGCGATAGCGGGTACTTTTGTCGCCTACAACTGGAACCAGGAGTTGATCGCGCTGCTGACCAAACCCATGGGCGATTTAGGGATCAAACCGGTCATCGTCCGACCGGCGGAAGGTTTTTTTGCTTCGGTCAAAGTGTCTTTTTTTGCCGGGCTGATCCTCGCCTCGCCGGTCATCCTGTGGAAGGTTTTGTCCTTTGTCATGCCTGCGCTCTATCCCGATGAGCGCAAGTGGGTCTACATCATCCTGCCCATCTCGGTATTTCTCCTGATCACCGGTGTGGTCTTCGCCTTTTATACGGTCTACCCCATCGGGGTCACCTTCCTGATCACCTTCGGCGACTTTACGCCGATGATCTCCATCAGCGAATACCTTTCCTTTGCGCTCTGGTTCATCCTTCCCTTCGGCCTGGTCTTCCAGATGCCCTTGGTGATCATGTTTCTAGTCCGCCTCGGCATCGTCGATTATCGCTTTTTAGCAAAATACCGGCGGTACGCCATCTTGGCCATGTTCATCATCGCCGCTGTCTTTACGCCGACGCCGGATGTGATCTCACAGACCCTGATGGCGGGACCCATGTACCTGCTCTATGAGATCAGCATCTGGATCGCCCGCTGGATTTCGCCGAAGAAACCGGCGGAGGCGGCGGAAGAAAACGCATTGACCCGTGATGTTCCTTGA
- a CDS encoding bacteriohemerythrin, protein MRVEWTDKLSIGIGIIDDQHKKLVERVNAFVDAVECRDTRKIEETVNYLIGYTIQHFGAEELIMLRNGYSEFKRHREEHNWFINAIYDVNKELLDQGLSDERLSQVEEMLAGWIVNHIQVVDKRLAEVIR, encoded by the coding sequence ATGAGAGTAGAGTGGACGGACAAGTTGTCCATCGGAATCGGCATTATTGATGATCAACACAAGAAACTGGTGGAACGGGTCAACGCCTTTGTGGACGCGGTGGAATGCCGGGATACCCGCAAAATCGAAGAGACAGTCAATTACCTGATTGGGTATACGATTCAACACTTCGGCGCCGAAGAACTGATCATGCTCCGCAATGGGTACAGCGAGTTCAAACGGCACCGGGAAGAACATAACTGGTTTATCAACGCCATCTATGACGTCAATAAAGAGTTGCTCGATCAAGGACTCAGCGACGAGCGCTTAAGCCAGGTGGAGGAAATGCTGGCCGGTTGGATCGTCAACCACATCCAAGTCGTCGACAAACGCCTGGCCGAAGTCATCCGGTGA
- a CDS encoding chemotaxis protein CheC produces MKDIIRDMSDFHLDVLREISNIGAGNAATALSQLLGKPVNMRVSRVIPMPFNDVTEYVGGAENLVTTVFSRIDGDITGNMLFVMGAADGGALVRHMAGDNGEGDGELSEFAQSVLQEVGNILSGSYLTALSDFTGFDLRTSVPCLCVDMAGAILSFGLMETGKSSDYAILIDAEILPGGNDQNGDVQSSSGHIFLLPDPESFHRIFFALGVHRYGSN; encoded by the coding sequence ATGAAGGATATTATCCGCGATATGAGTGACTTTCATCTCGATGTGCTGCGGGAAATCAGCAACATCGGCGCTGGAAACGCAGCCACGGCGTTGTCACAACTGCTGGGCAAGCCAGTGAACATGCGGGTCAGCCGGGTTATTCCGATGCCCTTTAACGACGTCACCGAGTATGTCGGCGGCGCTGAAAATCTGGTGACCACTGTTTTCTCCCGCATCGATGGCGATATCACCGGCAACATGCTCTTTGTGATGGGCGCCGCTGATGGCGGGGCGCTGGTCCGTCATATGGCCGGTGACAACGGCGAGGGGGATGGCGAACTTTCGGAGTTTGCCCAGTCTGTGCTTCAAGAGGTGGGCAATATCCTCTCCGGCTCTTACCTGACGGCCCTCTCTGATTTTACCGGCTTTGATCTGCGGACGAGCGTGCCCTGTCTCTGTGTCGATATGGCCGGCGCCATTTTGAGTTTTGGTCTGATGGAGACCGGAAAAAGCAGCGATTACGCCATCCTGATCGACGCCGAGATCCTCCCCGGCGGGAACGACCAGAACGGTGATGTTCAGAGCTCTTCGGGACACATCTTCCTGTTGCCCGACCCGGAGTCTTTTCATAGAATCTTTTTTGCTTTGGGAGTACATCGCTATGGCAGTAATTAA
- a CDS encoding chemotaxis protein CheD has protein sequence MAVIKVGIADSNVAKAPDSICTLGLGSCVGVTLFDDAKKIVGMVHVMLPSTELARSSSYKKAKFADSGVPELVDMLVQAGASRMRLKAKMAGGARMFSFEDSAKGIGQRNIEACKEILRKLGIPIIAEDTGGSHGRTIEAFSDTGVLEVRTVSKPVIRI, from the coding sequence ATGGCAGTAATTAAAGTCGGCATCGCCGATTCCAATGTCGCCAAAGCGCCTGACTCGATCTGCACCCTTGGACTCGGTTCCTGTGTAGGCGTTACCCTCTTTGACGACGCGAAAAAAATTGTGGGAATGGTTCACGTGATGTTGCCGTCAACAGAACTGGCCCGGTCCAGTTCCTACAAAAAGGCCAAGTTCGCCGACTCGGGCGTTCCGGAACTGGTCGACATGCTGGTGCAGGCCGGGGCTTCGCGCATGCGGCTAAAGGCGAAGATGGCAGGCGGCGCTCGCATGTTCAGTTTTGAGGACAGCGCCAAGGGCATCGGTCAGCGCAATATCGAGGCCTGCAAAGAAATCCTGCGCAAACTGGGCATCCCGATCATCGCCGAAGACACAGGAGGCAGCCACGGCCGGACGATCGAGGCTTTTTCCGATACGGGCGTGCTCGAAGTGAGGACTGTGTCCAAGCCGGTGATCCGGATTTGA